The genome window GATCGCGCCGTGAGAGGATCGCCCCACTTCGGGGTTGGTTCCTTGCAGGAGGCGCGAACGGGGTGGCCGAATCCCTCGATGTGAGGTCGATCTTCGAACGACACCATCTCGGGGTGTTCCGCTACCTCCGCCGCATCCTCGGAAGCTCCGCCGACGCCGAGGACCTGACCCAGGAGACCTTCCTCCGGGTGATGCGGGGGCTTCCCGGGTATCGGCCCGACGGGCGTGAAGCGGCGTGGGTCTACGAGATCGCCCGCAATCTCGCCCTGAACCGCCGTCGCGACGTCGCGCGACGCCCCGCGATCCAGTCCGCGATCCCGGAGATCCCGAACACCGCCCCACCTCAGGTCGAGCTCCAGCAGGCGCTCTCGACCCTCCCCGACCTCGACCGGGACTGCTTCCTGCTCCGCGAATCGGGGGGCCTCGGCTACGCGGAGATCGCCGCGGCCTGCGGCATCACCGAGGACGCCGTCCGTTCCCGCATCCACCGGGCGAGAACCGCGCTGCGCGCGGCCCTTGCCGGGACGAGGTGACCATGCACGACGAAGCGCTCGAGCTTCTCTCCGCCTTCCTCGACGGCGAGGTGGTCGATTCCCGCGCCCTCGCCGAGGCCCT of Candidatus Polarisedimenticolaceae bacterium contains these proteins:
- a CDS encoding RNA polymerase sigma factor: MAESLDVRSIFERHHLGVFRYLRRILGSSADAEDLTQETFLRVMRGLPGYRPDGREAAWVYEIARNLALNRRRDVARRPAIQSAIPEIPNTAPPQVELQQALSTLPDLDRDCFLLRESGGLGYAEIAAACGITEDAVRSRIHRARTALRAALAGTR